The Henckelia pumila isolate YLH828 chromosome 2, ASM3356847v2, whole genome shotgun sequence genome includes a window with the following:
- the LOC140884339 gene encoding probable ADP-ribosylation factor GTPase-activating protein AGD15, whose protein sequence is MNEKASVSKELNAKHAKILEGLLRLPENKQCADCLNKAPRWASINLGIFICMQCSGIHRSLGVHISKVRSTTLDTWLPEQVVFMQLIGNEKSNDYWEAELPPNYERTPIDNFIHAKYVDKRWASKTDMPPSEVVSAEQSCEKSVCHTLSGIPKKARKYSLGDEAFTEHISQVPPTTRTRGASLDLMSDVIPIPPMVIASESNTSSKNAEVTQDLFSLLYVSESTQDRTVVPPSRWATFE, encoded by the exons ATGAATGAAAAGGCGTCTGTTTCCAAGGAGCTTAATGCCAAGCATGCAAAG atcttggAAGGTCTTCTTAGGCTGCCGGAAAACAAGCAATGCGCAGACTGCCTGAACAA GGCCCCACGTTGGGCAAGTATCAACCTTGGAATATTTATATGCATGCAGTGCTCGGGAATTCATCGAAGTTTAGGAGTACACATCTCAAAG GTGAGGTCTACAACCTTGGATACATGGCTTCCAGAGCAGGTTGTTTTTATGCAAT TGATAGGAAATGAGAAGTCTAATGATTATTGGGAAGCAGAACTACCTCCAAACTATGAGAGAACTCCAATTGACAACTTTATTCATGCCAA GTATGTGGATAAAAGATGGGCTTCAAAGACAGACATGCCACCATCAGAAGTAGTCAGTGCTGAACAGAGTTGTGAAAAATCTGTATGTCACACCTTATCAGGAATTCCAAAGAAAGCCAGAAAATACTCTTTGGGGGATGAAGCTTTCACTGAGCACATCTCACAAGTTCCTCCCACAACACGAACTCGTGGG GCTTCTTTAGATTTGATGTCTGATGTCATCCCAATTCCACCAATGGTGATCGCCTCCGAATCCAATACATCAAGTAAAAATGCTGAGGTTACGCAAGATCTCTTCAGCCTGCTATATGTGTCGGAATCAACACAAGATCGAACAGTTGTACCTCCATCACGCTGGGCTACTTTTGAGT GA